Part of the Pedobacter roseus genome is shown below.
AAGATTTCCCAATGGTGTTGATTTGTCAGGCGGCGAATGGCAAAAAATAGCTTTAGCCAGGGCTTATATACGGGAGGCGCAATTTCTAATTCTCGATGAGCCCACCTCGGCATTGGACGCAAAGTCGGAATATGAAACTTTTCAAAGATTTTTAAAGCTGTCTTCAGACAAAACCTCTATTATAATTTCTCACAGATTTTCTACTGTCAGAACAGCAGATAAAATAATAGTACTTATGGATGGTGCAATAAAGGAATCGGGAACTCACAATGAATTATTGGAGATCGATGGACATTATGCGGAATTGTTTAATCTGCAGGCGCTCGGATTTCGTTAAACAGATGTGGTAGAACAACAAATTCATGACATGATTATAACGTTTTGGCTACATAATTTAAGTAAATGATGATAAATATTGCTTTGACATTTGACGATGGGCCTTCTGTTTACACCGAAAAACTTATAGAGGAGCTTTTAGAACGTTCTATCAAAAATGTAACTTGGTTTGTATCTCGCAAGCAAGTTTCGAAATTTAATTACGTTGATAAGTTAAAAGCCTTGCAAAGTTTGGGAGGTGAAATTGGAATCCATGAAATCCATGATAGTAAGGATAATATGAATTGGTTCCCAATAAGTTCTAACTCTTACAAGACAGTAAAATCAGCTGTAGAGGATTTGAAAATTTTTCTCTCGGAGATGTCTGCTCACAATATTAACTTACGCTTTGTCCGCTTGCCGGGTGGGGAATATTCTGAAATTATTTCATATTTGATTGCAAAGGGATGCCCAACTCATCAAGCGCATTTTTTGACTACCAGCGTAATTGATGGAAATCCACTTCCCATGGAATTTTCTCAAGTTAAAAATGATTATGATTATTTGATAAGTGAATTGAATACGCTTGGCTTGAAAATCTGGTCAGGTGCGCCTAGAGGGTTTCCATTGCTTGGTGGAGGTGGTTTTTTTTATAATAGCTGGCAAGCAGAATGCTCGGGGATAAATATTGGAAGGGGTGCGGATAATTTAACTCTAAACCAG
Proteins encoded:
- a CDS encoding polysaccharide deacetylase family protein; this encodes MMINIALTFDDGPSVYTEKLIEELLERSIKNVTWFVSRKQVSKFNYVDKLKALQSLGGEIGIHEIHDSKDNMNWFPISSNSYKTVKSAVEDLKIFLSEMSAHNINLRFVRLPGGEYSEIISYLIAKGCPTHQAHFLTTSVIDGNPLPMEFSQVKNDYDYLISELNTLGLKIWSGAPRGFPLLGGGGFFYNSWQAECSGINIGRGADNLTLNQSTARKRAGVIEQNFGMFEQYLYSVKEFGCERSLIVLAHDTSLEDLVKIVSDIDRMQDQAGKNSVELNFLTISELFKKIRA